From Alcaligenes faecalis, the proteins below share one genomic window:
- the pncB gene encoding nicotinate phosphoribosyltransferase yields MIITSLLDTDLYKFSMMQVVLHHFPAAHVEYRYKCRTPHINLSQYLDEIRAEIHALCQLRFSDAELDYLRSLRFIKSDFVDFLGLFHLPERCIQVQAGNVPGEIEISVQGPWLHTILFEIPVLAIVNEVYFRNECPQPPWAEGRERLQSKMRLVVDDPALSDFRVADYGTRRRFSKQWHEEVVTTMIEQMKPHFAGTSNVWLAMKYGVTPLGTMGHEYLQACQALGPRLRDSQIFALEVWAKEYRGDLGIALSDVYGMDAFLRDFDMYFCKLFDGARHDSGDPFIWGERLLAHYQANRTDPRTKTLVFSDGLTIPKAIELALRFAGRCKVSFGIGTNLTNDLGHEPLQIVMKMVRCNGQPVAKVSDAPEKTMCDDPAYLAYLRQVFQLPPA; encoded by the coding sequence ATGATCATTACCTCTTTACTTGATACAGACCTGTACAAGTTTTCCATGATGCAGGTTGTTTTGCATCATTTCCCGGCTGCGCATGTGGAGTACCGCTATAAATGCCGTACTCCCCATATTAATTTGAGTCAGTACCTGGACGAGATCCGGGCGGAAATTCATGCGCTGTGCCAGTTGCGTTTTTCAGACGCCGAGCTGGATTATCTGCGCAGCCTGCGCTTTATCAAAAGCGACTTTGTCGATTTTCTGGGGCTGTTCCATCTGCCTGAGCGCTGCATTCAGGTGCAGGCCGGGAATGTGCCTGGCGAGATCGAAATTTCGGTTCAGGGTCCCTGGCTGCACACGATTCTGTTCGAGATCCCGGTGCTGGCCATTGTGAACGAGGTTTACTTTCGCAACGAATGTCCACAACCCCCGTGGGCAGAAGGGCGTGAGCGTCTGCAGTCCAAAATGCGTCTGGTGGTCGATGATCCGGCCCTGAGTGACTTTCGCGTGGCGGATTACGGCACGCGCCGTCGCTTTTCCAAGCAGTGGCACGAAGAAGTGGTCACCACCATGATCGAGCAGATGAAGCCGCACTTTGCGGGCACCAGCAACGTCTGGCTGGCCATGAAGTATGGGGTGACGCCCCTGGGCACCATGGGACACGAATACTTGCAGGCTTGTCAGGCCTTAGGCCCTCGTTTGCGTGATTCGCAGATTTTTGCTCTGGAAGTGTGGGCCAAAGAATATCGCGGTGATTTGGGCATTGCCTTGTCGGATGTTTATGGCATGGATGCCTTCCTGCGCGACTTTGACATGTACTTCTGCAAGCTGTTTGACGGTGCCCGTCACGACTCGGGCGATCCCTTCATCTGGGGCGAACGCTTGTTGGCGCACTATCAGGCCAACCGTACCGATCCGCGTACCAAGACCTTGGTGTTCTCTGATGGTTTGACCATTCCCAAAGCCATTGAACTGGCCTTGCGTTTTGCAGGCCGCTGCAAGGTGTCTTTCGGGATTGGCACCAACCTGACCAACGACCTGGGCCATGAACCCTTGCAGATTGTCATGAAGATGGTGCGTTGCAATGGCCAGCCCGTGGCGAAAGTCTCGGATGCGCCTGAAAAAACCATGTGTGATGATCCGGCGTATCTGGCTTACTTGCGGCAGGTTTTTCAGCTGCCTCCGGCTTAG
- a CDS encoding flavodoxin family protein — MSLNTCRQLLLIWHSRTGAARQLAEQAEEEALHVLKELGETEQVCIKRLHCDQVNAQDLRDSHAYLFCAPENLASLSGAMKECLDRNYYEVLDQLNGRPYSALISAGSDGQGAQRQLERICTGWRLELAAPTRIFNFHAQTPESILAPKTLSEEQIAQAREAGGHLAALLCL; from the coding sequence ATGAGTCTGAACACATGCCGCCAGCTTCTGTTGATTTGGCACTCCCGTACCGGCGCGGCCCGTCAACTGGCCGAACAGGCCGAGGAGGAAGCGCTGCACGTGCTCAAGGAACTGGGCGAGACAGAGCAGGTCTGTATCAAACGTTTGCATTGTGACCAGGTGAATGCACAGGATTTGCGCGACTCCCACGCCTATTTATTCTGCGCACCCGAGAATCTGGCCAGCCTGAGCGGGGCCATGAAAGAGTGCCTGGACCGGAACTACTACGAAGTACTGGATCAGTTGAATGGGCGTCCCTATTCCGCCCTGATCAGCGCGGGCAGCGATGGGCAAGGTGCACAACGACAACTGGAGCGGATTTGTACCGGCTGGCGGCTGGAGCTGGCCGCCCCCACCCGTATCTTCAACTTCCACGCCCAGACGCCAGAAAGCATTCTGGCCCCCAAGACCTTGAGTGAAGAACAAATTGCCCAGGCTCGGGAAGCCGGTGGGCATCTGGCGGCACTGCTGTGTCTATGA
- the nth gene encoding endonuclease III — protein MNAAKRHEIFSRFQAANPKPTTELEYADTFQLLIAVILSAQATDRSVNLATARFFPEHGTPEGILAMGEEGLRDAIKTIGLYKTKAANVIKTCRILLEQHQGQVPCDRAALEALPGVGRKTANVVLNTAFGLPTIAVDTHIFRVANRTGIAPGKNVVEVEKKLEKVIPKPFLLDAHHWLILHGRYICVARKPKCPQCGISDLCDFKPKTVNT, from the coding sequence ATGAACGCTGCCAAGCGCCACGAGATTTTCAGCCGTTTTCAGGCCGCCAACCCCAAGCCCACCACCGAGCTGGAATATGCCGACACCTTTCAACTGCTGATTGCCGTGATCCTGTCGGCCCAGGCCACAGACCGTTCCGTGAACCTGGCCACCGCCCGTTTCTTCCCGGAACATGGCACGCCGGAAGGGATTCTGGCCATGGGTGAGGAAGGTCTGCGAGACGCCATCAAGACCATAGGTCTGTATAAAACCAAAGCGGCCAACGTCATCAAGACTTGCCGGATTTTGCTGGAACAGCATCAAGGCCAGGTCCCCTGTGACCGCGCAGCACTGGAGGCCCTTCCAGGCGTAGGACGCAAAACCGCCAATGTCGTTTTGAACACCGCTTTTGGTCTGCCCACCATTGCGGTGGATACCCATATCTTCCGCGTTGCAAACCGTACCGGCATTGCCCCAGGCAAAAACGTGGTTGAAGTGGAAAAGAAGCTGGAAAAAGTGATACCCAAGCCCTTTTTACTGGATGCCCACCACTGGCTGATTTTGCATGGTCGCTACATTTGTGTGGCCCGCAAGCCCAAGTGTCCCCAGTGCGGCATCTCGGATTTGTGCGACTTCAAACCGAAAACTGTTAACACTTAA
- a CDS encoding RelA/SpoT family protein, which yields MNHTASPPMAESAFNPQWFAQASHGLDEAGRTLLQAAADWAGPILLDLAGSTGEPLDSHCAQVALILAGLGVDAQTRASALLAVTPAPGPEVKQDPVQKAFGAEVMTLVRGSRALYRLGSLTGQAKEQTGGGDQKEMKRKMLLAMAADLRIVLMRLASRLQSLRWYRQSKTVCPVAFARETLELYTPLANRLGIWQIKWEMEDLAFRFLNPDVYKNIASQLEDKRVERETLISQVRDQLLAALKREHIVAEVSGRPKHIFSIWNKMRNKHLDFEQLFDLRALRVIVDDERSCYHTLAVVHSLWTPVPEEFDDYISRPKPNGYRSLHTVIADAQGRCFEIQIRTRDMHQFAEYGMAAHWRYKEAGAQGGQQTADGEDDRKIAWMRQLLAWDREASTSNATDSGPQADSSKDTASQAVAEAVVSKKPSVARPLKAQEDEHIYVLTPQARVIELPVGATPVDFAYYLHTDLGHRCRGARVDGQMVPLSTRLSTGQTVEIVAAKSGGPSRDWLNVQLGFLASPRSRSKVRAWFNAIELQQRISQGQSMVEKELQRLGRTAVNLEQMAQQLGFAKADDLYVAVAKDEFSLRQVDALFREDVQEEEPVQRVFDAARESVSKTGKSGVLVVGVDSLMTQLARCCRPAPPDLIAGFVTRGRGVSIHRADCKSYQELADRQPERAISVDWGDTGDTQYPVDLAIEAQEHPSLLRDLSEVFARLRLNVTGINTLSRRSLTRMIFTIEVRDGEQIQKALAALNELSGVSARRYSS from the coding sequence ATGAATCACACCGCTTCTCCCCCTATGGCCGAGTCGGCCTTCAATCCTCAATGGTTCGCGCAAGCCAGCCACGGACTGGATGAAGCAGGGCGTACGCTATTGCAGGCGGCTGCCGACTGGGCGGGGCCTATTTTGCTGGATCTGGCCGGAAGTACCGGCGAACCCTTGGACAGCCATTGCGCTCAGGTAGCGCTTATCTTGGCTGGTTTGGGCGTGGACGCTCAAACCCGTGCCAGCGCCTTGCTGGCCGTCACTCCCGCTCCTGGGCCGGAGGTCAAGCAGGACCCGGTTCAGAAAGCCTTTGGTGCCGAAGTCATGACGCTGGTGCGTGGCTCGCGGGCCTTGTATCGGCTGGGCTCGCTGACCGGCCAGGCCAAGGAGCAGACGGGCGGGGGCGATCAAAAAGAAATGAAGCGCAAAATGCTGCTGGCGATGGCCGCCGACTTGCGCATTGTGTTGATGCGCCTGGCCTCGCGCTTGCAATCCTTGCGCTGGTATCGGCAGTCCAAGACCGTGTGCCCGGTAGCATTCGCGCGGGAAACGCTGGAGCTGTATACGCCCTTGGCCAACCGTCTGGGGATTTGGCAGATCAAGTGGGAAATGGAAGATCTGGCCTTTCGCTTTCTGAACCCGGACGTTTACAAGAATATTGCCAGTCAGCTGGAAGACAAGCGCGTGGAGCGCGAAACCCTGATCAGCCAGGTGCGTGACCAGTTGCTGGCGGCCTTGAAGCGCGAACATATCGTGGCCGAGGTCTCGGGTCGGCCCAAGCATATCTTCAGTATCTGGAACAAGATGCGTAACAAGCATCTGGACTTCGAGCAGCTGTTTGATCTGCGGGCTTTGCGCGTCATTGTGGATGACGAGCGCAGTTGCTATCACACGCTGGCTGTGGTGCATTCGTTGTGGACACCTGTGCCCGAGGAGTTTGACGACTATATTTCCCGCCCCAAGCCCAATGGCTACCGCTCCCTGCATACTGTCATTGCGGATGCGCAGGGGCGTTGCTTTGAAATCCAGATCCGTACGCGGGATATGCATCAGTTTGCGGAGTACGGGATGGCGGCCCACTGGCGCTACAAGGAAGCCGGTGCTCAAGGTGGACAGCAGACAGCCGATGGTGAGGACGATAGAAAGATTGCCTGGATGCGTCAGTTGCTGGCCTGGGACAGGGAGGCGTCCACCTCGAATGCGACTGACTCCGGCCCGCAAGCAGACAGCAGCAAGGATACCGCCTCGCAAGCGGTAGCGGAGGCTGTTGTCAGCAAAAAGCCGTCTGTTGCTCGCCCTTTGAAGGCTCAGGAAGACGAGCATATTTATGTGCTGACGCCGCAGGCCCGGGTTATTGAACTGCCTGTGGGGGCGACGCCCGTAGACTTTGCTTACTACCTGCATACCGATCTGGGCCACCGTTGCCGTGGTGCGCGGGTTGATGGGCAGATGGTGCCTTTGTCCACGCGCTTGTCGACCGGCCAGACGGTAGAGATTGTGGCGGCCAAATCCGGCGGCCCGTCGCGTGACTGGCTGAACGTGCAGCTGGGCTTTCTGGCCAGTCCACGCTCGCGCTCCAAAGTGCGCGCCTGGTTCAACGCGATTGAATTGCAGCAGCGCATCTCCCAGGGCCAGAGCATGGTCGAAAAAGAGCTGCAACGCTTGGGCCGCACGGCCGTGAACCTGGAGCAGATGGCGCAACAGCTGGGCTTTGCCAAGGCGGACGACTTGTACGTTGCCGTGGCCAAGGATGAGTTCAGCCTGCGCCAGGTCGATGCCCTGTTCCGCGAGGACGTTCAGGAAGAGGAACCCGTACAGCGCGTGTTTGATGCGGCCCGGGAAAGTGTTTCCAAGACCGGGAAAAGCGGCGTGCTGGTGGTGGGCGTGGATTCGCTCATGACACAGCTGGCCCGCTGCTGTCGTCCCGCACCGCCTGATCTGATTGCCGGTTTTGTGACTCGTGGCCGAGGGGTGTCCATACACCGTGCCGACTGCAAGTCTTACCAGGAATTGGCTGATCGACAACCTGAAAGGGCTATTAGCGTCGATTGGGGCGATACGGGGGATACTCAGTATCCCGTGGATCTGGCCATTGAGGCGCAGGAGCATCCCAGCCTCCTGCGTGATCTTTCGGAAGTGTTTGCCCGCCTGCGTTTGAACGTAACGGGTATCAACACCTTGAGTCGCCGCTCGCTGACGCGCATGATCTTTACCATTGAAGTGCGCGATGGCGAGCAAATTCAAAAGGCTTTAGCGGCCTTGAACGAGTTATCGGGCGTTAGCGCCCGCCGCTACTCGTCCTGA
- a CDS encoding OmpW/AlkL family protein, with translation MKSRHLIPGLHLSLLAVGLAAVLYAPQGQTHEAGDFLLKGGVTWVSPKSNNGSVADGTVKLDVGNNARPSFSLTYMATRNIGIELLGAFPFQHNIDSNLGRIGKTKHLPPTLSLQYHFLPDSDFQPYVGVGVNYTMFFDTESRGALAGSDLKLKNSWGFAAQVGVDYKLDKNWFLNADVRYISIRPDVKLNGQSIGKAKLDPVVATIGVGYRF, from the coding sequence ATGAAATCCCGCCACTTGATTCCAGGTCTGCACCTGTCCTTGCTTGCTGTTGGACTGGCCGCTGTTTTGTACGCGCCTCAAGGCCAAACACACGAAGCGGGTGATTTCTTGCTCAAAGGTGGCGTGACCTGGGTATCCCCAAAATCCAATAACGGCTCTGTGGCTGACGGCACTGTCAAGCTGGACGTAGGCAATAATGCTCGCCCCAGCTTCTCGCTGACCTACATGGCCACCCGCAATATTGGTATTGAGCTGCTGGGCGCTTTCCCCTTCCAGCACAATATCGACAGCAATCTGGGCCGTATCGGCAAGACCAAGCACTTGCCCCCGACCCTGAGCCTGCAATACCACTTCCTGCCTGACAGCGACTTCCAGCCCTATGTCGGCGTGGGCGTGAACTACACCATGTTCTTTGACACCGAATCGCGCGGTGCTCTGGCAGGCTCCGACCTGAAACTGAAAAACAGCTGGGGTTTTGCAGCCCAGGTCGGTGTGGATTACAAGCTGGACAAGAACTGGTTCCTGAACGCTGATGTACGCTACATCAGCATCCGTCCAGACGTGAAACTGAACGGTCAGTCCATTGGCAAAGCCAAGCTGGACCCCGTGGTTGCCACCATCGGGGTCGGCTACCGCTTCTAA
- a CDS encoding ATP-binding cassette domain-containing protein — protein sequence MTRAALDIENLYAWHREFPLLRGLNLQVAAGEICTVLSRNRAGRSAMLRAIVGLTDSRRGSIRIQGTEAIHLNQHQLADLGVGYSPYEQSIFTGLSCEENLLLPPAIGTALGGGMSLVQIYELLPSLEQRRHHMATQLSTGEQKILAIARLLRTGVNLLLLDKVSEGLAPVQAQTLSKLICTLRNEGYTIVLAEQCPQFSAEFSDQFHVLEQGQIIERFGRSELSHTAPE from the coding sequence ATGACACGGGCTGCCCTGGATATTGAGAATCTGTACGCCTGGCACCGAGAGTTTCCGCTCTTGCGCGGATTGAATTTGCAGGTTGCTGCAGGCGAAATCTGCACCGTACTGAGCCGCAACCGTGCCGGCCGCAGTGCCATGCTACGCGCCATCGTGGGTTTGACGGATAGCCGCCGCGGCTCCATCCGTATTCAAGGCACCGAAGCCATTCATCTGAACCAGCATCAGCTGGCAGATTTGGGCGTGGGCTACAGCCCCTACGAACAAAGCATCTTTACCGGCCTGAGCTGCGAGGAAAACCTTCTGCTGCCACCCGCCATAGGCACCGCCCTGGGTGGCGGTATGTCGCTGGTGCAAATCTACGAGCTGCTGCCCAGCCTGGAGCAACGGCGTCACCACATGGCCACGCAGCTTTCCACTGGCGAGCAGAAAATACTGGCGATTGCACGCTTGCTGCGCACGGGTGTGAATCTGCTGCTTCTGGACAAGGTATCCGAGGGTCTGGCCCCGGTGCAGGCCCAGACACTGAGCAAGTTGATCTGCACACTGCGCAACGAAGGCTACACCATTGTGCTGGCCGAACAATGCCCGCAGTTCTCGGCAGAATTCAGCGATCAGTTTCATGTGCTCGAGCAAGGGCAAATTATCGAGCGATTCGGCCGTAGCGAATTAAGCCATACCGCCCCGGAATAA
- the fdxA gene encoding ferredoxin FdxA codes for MTHVVTENCIKCKFTDCVDVCPVDCFREGPNFLVIDPDECIDCAVCIPECPANAIFAEEDVPQDQVHFIELNAELTPVFGSINRSKKPLEDADDWNGVENKLQYLER; via the coding sequence ATGACCCACGTCGTCACCGAAAACTGTATCAAGTGCAAATTCACCGATTGTGTGGATGTGTGCCCCGTCGACTGTTTTCGTGAAGGCCCGAACTTTCTGGTGATTGACCCGGACGAGTGCATTGACTGCGCTGTCTGTATTCCCGAATGCCCGGCCAATGCCATTTTTGCCGAAGAAGATGTACCGCAGGATCAAGTTCACTTCATCGAACTGAATGCTGAACTGACCCCTGTCTTTGGCAGCATCAACCGCTCCAAAAAACCGCTGGAAGATGCGGACGACTGGAATGGTGTGGAGAACAAACTACAGTATCTGGAGCGCTAA
- a CDS encoding polyhydroxyalkanoate depolymerase: MLYDLHELQRSFLAPLAAFTGTSSQWFSNPYSPLAYTPLSRQLAAASELVHRIGKDYEKPAWGLNETQIDGQTVAVREVERLSKPFCRLIHFERDHPKADQDPTILLVAPLSGHHATLLRETVRALLPDHSVYVTDWIDARMVPRSAGPFHLDDYVLYVQEFIQTLGPNVHVMSVCQPTVPVLAAVSLMASRRSAVMPRSMIMMGGPIDTRQSPTEVNRLATTKSYSWFENNLIHRVPTKYPGAHRRVYPGFLQHAGFVAMNPDRHVSSHYDFYQHLIKGDDDDAQAHRRFYDEYNAVLDMPAEFYLDTIRIVFQEHRLPKGQWHVHGEQVRPQDIDGVALFTIEGELDDISGQGQTHSAQGLCSKIAPELKQQFTAPNCGHYGIFSGSRWRTLICPKIRDFIRQHS; encoded by the coding sequence ATGCTTTACGATCTGCACGAACTTCAGCGGTCCTTTCTGGCCCCGCTCGCTGCCTTTACCGGCACCAGCTCCCAATGGTTTTCCAACCCCTACAGTCCACTGGCCTATACGCCCCTGTCGCGCCAACTGGCGGCCGCCTCTGAACTGGTACACCGAATCGGCAAGGATTACGAAAAACCGGCCTGGGGGCTGAATGAAACCCAGATTGACGGCCAAACCGTCGCCGTGCGCGAGGTCGAACGTCTGAGCAAGCCCTTCTGCAGGCTGATCCACTTCGAGCGCGATCACCCCAAAGCCGATCAGGACCCCACGATTTTGCTGGTTGCCCCCCTGTCCGGCCACCACGCCACCTTGCTGCGTGAAACCGTACGTGCGCTGCTGCCCGATCACTCGGTCTATGTCACTGACTGGATTGATGCCCGCATGGTGCCCCGCTCGGCCGGCCCCTTCCATCTGGACGATTACGTCCTGTATGTGCAGGAGTTCATCCAGACACTGGGCCCGAATGTGCACGTGATGTCGGTTTGTCAGCCCACGGTGCCGGTATTGGCTGCCGTATCGCTGATGGCAAGCCGTCGCTCGGCCGTGATGCCACGCAGCATGATCATGATGGGTGGCCCCATCGACACCCGTCAGTCACCTACCGAGGTGAACCGTCTGGCCACCACCAAGTCCTATTCCTGGTTTGAGAACAATCTGATTCATCGCGTGCCAACCAAGTACCCCGGTGCTCACCGTCGTGTGTACCCCGGCTTTTTGCAGCACGCTGGTTTTGTAGCCATGAATCCGGATCGTCACGTCAGCTCGCACTACGACTTTTATCAGCACCTGATCAAGGGTGATGATGACGACGCCCAAGCACATCGCCGTTTTTACGACGAATACAATGCCGTGCTGGACATGCCTGCCGAGTTCTATCTGGACACCATCCGCATCGTGTTCCAGGAACACCGCTTGCCCAAAGGCCAATGGCACGTGCATGGCGAACAAGTCCGCCCCCAGGATATTGATGGCGTAGCTCTGTTTACCATTGAAGGCGAACTGGACGATATTTCCGGCCAGGGTCAGACCCATTCGGCGCAAGGGCTGTGCTCGAAAATCGCGCCTGAACTCAAGCAGCAATTCACTGCACCCAACTGTGGCCATTACGGGATTTTCTCCGGAAGCCGCTGGCGCACGCTGATCTGTCCTAAAATCAGGGACTTCATCCGTCAGCACAGCTGA
- a CDS encoding RnfABCDGE type electron transport complex subunit B, with the protein MSDTLIRRIDALLPQTQCTRCGYDACLPYAQAIALEGEAINRCPPGGQEGVQALAELLGREALPLDPSCGEFTGPSRAVIIEEHCIGCTLCIQACPVDAIIGANKLMHTVLADRCTGCELCVPHCPVDCISMVPTDEWSSEQAMQARLDTEQRRDRLLARHKESSDLAARTLANKPVLANSADQADKREASIASALARARARRAGKTASETTS; encoded by the coding sequence ATGTCCGACACCTTAATACGGCGCATTGACGCCCTGCTCCCTCAAACCCAGTGCACCCGCTGTGGTTACGATGCCTGTCTGCCCTACGCCCAAGCCATTGCGCTTGAAGGCGAGGCGATCAACCGCTGCCCGCCCGGCGGTCAGGAAGGCGTACAGGCCCTGGCCGAACTGCTGGGTCGTGAGGCCCTGCCCCTGGACCCGTCCTGTGGGGAATTTACCGGCCCCAGCCGCGCAGTAATCATTGAAGAACACTGTATTGGTTGCACACTCTGTATTCAGGCCTGTCCGGTGGATGCCATTATTGGTGCCAACAAGCTGATGCACACCGTACTGGCCGACCGCTGCACCGGCTGCGAGCTCTGTGTACCGCACTGTCCGGTGGATTGCATCAGCATGGTGCCTACCGACGAATGGAGCAGCGAGCAAGCCATGCAGGCGCGCCTGGATACGGAACAGCGCCGCGACCGTCTGCTGGCCCGCCACAAGGAAAGCTCGGACCTGGCTGCCCGCACACTGGCTAATAAACCCGTCCTGGCCAACTCGGCCGATCAGGCCGATAAACGCGAGGCATCCATTGCCTCTGCCCTGGCCCGCGCCCGTGCGCGACGCGCCGGCAAGACTGCAAGCGAAACCACGTCATGA